The Rhodopseudomonas palustris genome window below encodes:
- a CDS encoding nitrous oxide reductase accessory protein NosL, producing MRLRVSAALVALVLLTGCEPKAGAPAPLPVALNAEAMGVFCGMNLMEHPGPKGQIITASRIDPFWFSSVRDTVAFTLMPDQPRDIRAIYVSDMARAPSWESPGDANWIDARKAFFVIGSRKQGGMGAAEAVPFGERTAAEGFAATNGGQVVMLDQIPADYVLGSEPPGAASNLDDSGVRTN from the coding sequence ATGAGACTGCGTGTATCGGCGGCGCTGGTCGCCCTCGTTCTACTCACCGGATGCGAGCCGAAAGCAGGCGCCCCGGCGCCGCTGCCGGTCGCGCTGAATGCCGAGGCGATGGGCGTGTTCTGCGGCATGAATCTGATGGAGCATCCCGGGCCCAAGGGCCAGATCATCACCGCGAGCCGGATCGATCCGTTCTGGTTCTCCTCGGTGCGCGACACCGTCGCCTTCACGCTGATGCCGGACCAGCCGCGCGACATCCGCGCGATCTACGTCTCCGACATGGCACGCGCGCCGAGTTGGGAAAGCCCCGGCGATGCCAACTGGATCGACGCCCGCAAGGCGTTCTTCGTGATCGGCAGCCGCAAGCAGGGCGGCATGGGTGCGGCCGAAGCGGTGCCGTTCGGCGAGCGCACGGCGGCGGAAGGGTTCGCCGCCACCAACGGAGGACAGGTCGTAATGCTCGACCAGATTCCGGCCGACTACGTCCTCGGCAGCGAGCCGCCCGGCGCCGCCAGCAACCTGGACGATTCCGGCGTGCGCACCAACTGA
- a CDS encoding ABC transporter permease, which yields MRTIAIIAAKEIQEGLRNRWVLATTLLLAALALSLTFLGSAPTGQVGVGALDVVVVSLSSLTIFLLPLIALLISHDAVVGEMERGTMNLLLSYPVGRGQVILGKFVGHVLILAFATVIGYGAAGVALVLTGASTLAASWYAFAAMLGTSIMLGAVFVAIGYLISSLVRDRGTAAGLSIGVWLLMVLVFDMALLGILVVDQGRTISGTVLNALLFLNPTDLYRLTNLTGFNVSQFSGMAGLAANTNPGLAALLLGLSLWIALPLGLSILSFARREL from the coding sequence ATGAGGACCATCGCCATCATCGCCGCCAAGGAAATCCAGGAGGGCTTGCGCAATCGCTGGGTGCTGGCGACCACGTTGCTGCTGGCGGCGCTGGCGCTGTCGCTCACCTTCCTCGGCAGCGCGCCCACCGGCCAGGTCGGTGTCGGCGCGCTCGACGTCGTGGTCGTCAGCCTGTCGAGCTTGACGATCTTCCTGTTGCCGCTGATTGCGCTATTGATCTCGCACGACGCCGTCGTCGGCGAGATGGAACGCGGCACGATGAACCTGCTGCTCAGCTATCCGGTCGGCCGCGGCCAGGTGATTCTTGGCAAGTTCGTGGGGCACGTGCTGATCCTCGCTTTCGCCACCGTGATCGGCTACGGCGCCGCCGGCGTCGCCCTGGTGCTGACGGGCGCCTCGACGCTGGCCGCGAGCTGGTACGCCTTCGCGGCGATGCTCGGCACTTCGATCATGCTCGGCGCCGTGTTCGTGGCGATCGGCTATCTGATCTCCAGCCTAGTCCGCGACCGCGGCACGGCGGCGGGATTGTCGATCGGCGTCTGGCTGCTGATGGTGCTGGTGTTCGACATGGCGCTTCTCGGCATTCTGGTGGTGGATCAGGGACGGACGATTTCCGGGACGGTGCTGAATGCCCTGCTGTTTCTCAATCCGACCGACCTCTATCGCCTGACCAACCTGACCGGCTTCAACGTCAGCCAGTTTTCCGGCATGGCCGGCCTCGCCGCGAACACCAATCCCGGCCTCGCGGCGCTGCTGCTCGGGCTGTCGCTGTGGATCGCACTGCCGCTGGGACTGTCGATACTGTCGTTCGCACGGAGGGAATTATGA
- a CDS encoding ABC transporter ATP-binding protein, which translates to MTATVSISDVEKSYRAVRALRGVSFELASGRLSALVGHNGAGKTTLIKLMLGLIRPDRGDIRVLGEDPAAGEFAGRRLLGYLPENVAFNAALTGRETLAFYARLKSIKPATAWPLLERVGLAAAADRKVGTYSKGMRQRLGLAQALLGRPRVLLLDEPTTGLDPALRQTFYEILDELRDDGATVLISSHALNELEDRAEHVLIMNRGQLVAQGTMTELRTISRLPIRIAIDLAPEAATPAWMSGPRCAASRGHVMLVQDDAQKMALLRAAAADPNVRNVEIASPTLDELYAHFLKDQERAA; encoded by the coding sequence ATGACAGCGACCGTCTCAATCAGCGACGTCGAGAAGAGCTATCGCGCGGTGCGCGCGCTGCGCGGCGTCTCGTTCGAACTCGCGTCGGGCCGGCTCAGCGCGCTGGTCGGCCACAACGGCGCCGGCAAGACCACACTGATCAAGCTGATGCTCGGGCTGATCCGTCCCGATCGCGGCGACATCCGCGTGCTCGGCGAAGATCCCGCCGCCGGCGAATTCGCAGGCCGACGGCTGCTGGGCTATCTGCCCGAGAACGTCGCCTTCAACGCCGCGCTGACCGGGCGCGAGACGCTGGCATTCTACGCCAGGCTGAAGAGCATCAAGCCCGCGACGGCATGGCCGTTGCTCGAGCGGGTCGGGCTCGCGGCCGCCGCCGATCGCAAGGTCGGCACCTACTCCAAGGGGATGCGGCAGCGCCTCGGCCTGGCGCAGGCCCTGCTCGGCCGCCCCCGCGTGCTGCTGCTCGACGAACCGACCACCGGGCTCGACCCGGCGCTGCGCCAGACTTTCTACGAGATCCTCGACGAATTGCGCGACGACGGCGCCACCGTGCTGATCTCCTCGCACGCGCTGAACGAACTCGAGGATCGCGCCGAGCACGTGCTGATCATGAACCGCGGTCAGCTCGTCGCTCAGGGCACCATGACCGAACTCCGCACCATCTCCCGACTGCCGATCCGCATCGCGATCGATCTCGCGCCGGAGGCGGCGACGCCGGCCTGGATGAGCGGCCCGCGCTGTGCGGCGTCACGCGGCCATGTCATGCTGGTGCAGGACGACGCACAGAAGATGGCGCTGCTGCGCGCGGCCGCCGCCGATCCGAACGTGCGCAATGTCGAGATCGCATCGCCGACGCTGGACGAGCTCTACGCGCATTTCCTGAAGGATCAGGAGCGCGCGGCATGA